In a genomic window of Bradyrhizobium ontarionense:
- a CDS encoding TAXI family TRAP transporter solute-binding subunit yields the protein MPDPVAVKDSPAPRRRRRFPKLLALATFLSFVTVALAIGYWLWQPATLRIAVGPAGGDDDTLVRAMAEAFDTKDDAVRLVPIATDGPLQSTTLLANGQTDLAVARGDLQLPPTARSMAILRRNLLVLWSASSRGSKPKSDSRVKSIADLAGRRLGVIGASQVNVALLRVVLGESGVNPDKVAVVQFGVNQVADMTADMTLDAFAMVGALNDKTIADAITATARRRGEPRFLAVDVSEAIAERHPLYESDEIPTGAFGTTPQRPDDKVETVGVNQLIIAAASLPEDTAGTFTRQLFTVKAQLAKTVPSAAKIQKPDTDKDAALPAHPGAAAYIDNNERSFLDKYSDYLWGAVLVLSGLGSAAAWLRHYLKRDERMDNTDHRDRLLSAIATARQAQTPAELDQMQCEADAILRETLACHDDGAIEDGDLTAFNLVLIQFHEAVASRRAMLAADGQRSLAPVRNG from the coding sequence ATGCCAGACCCGGTTGCCGTCAAAGACAGTCCCGCGCCGCGCCGGCGGCGCCGCTTTCCAAAGCTGCTCGCACTGGCGACCTTCCTGTCGTTCGTGACGGTGGCGCTCGCCATCGGCTATTGGCTCTGGCAACCGGCGACCTTGCGGATCGCGGTCGGGCCGGCCGGTGGCGACGACGACACGCTGGTCCGGGCCATGGCGGAGGCCTTCGACACCAAGGACGACGCGGTACGGCTGGTGCCGATCGCAACCGATGGACCGCTGCAGAGCACCACCCTGCTGGCGAACGGACAGACCGACCTCGCCGTCGCCCGCGGCGATCTGCAGCTGCCGCCGACGGCGCGCTCGATGGCCATCCTCCGGCGCAATCTGCTGGTGCTGTGGTCGGCTTCGTCCCGGGGATCGAAGCCGAAATCGGATTCGCGGGTGAAAAGCATCGCCGATCTGGCCGGCCGCCGCCTCGGCGTGATCGGGGCCAGCCAGGTCAACGTCGCCCTGCTCCGCGTCGTACTCGGCGAGTCCGGCGTCAATCCGGACAAGGTCGCGGTCGTCCAGTTCGGTGTCAATCAGGTGGCAGACATGACGGCGGATATGACGCTCGATGCCTTCGCGATGGTCGGCGCGCTCAATGACAAGACGATCGCCGACGCCATCACCGCCACCGCCCGCCGCCGCGGCGAGCCGCGCTTTCTCGCTGTCGACGTGTCCGAAGCGATCGCCGAGCGACATCCGCTCTATGAGTCTGACGAAATTCCGACCGGCGCCTTCGGTACCACTCCGCAGCGGCCGGACGACAAGGTGGAGACGGTCGGGGTCAATCAGCTGATCATCGCCGCAGCTTCGCTGCCGGAGGATACGGCCGGCACGTTCACGCGGCAGCTGTTCACGGTCAAGGCGCAGCTCGCGAAGACCGTTCCGAGCGCTGCCAAGATCCAGAAGCCCGACACCGACAAGGACGCGGCGCTGCCGGCCCATCCCGGCGCCGCCGCCTATATCGACAACAACGAGCGCAGCTTCCTCGACAAATACAGCGACTATCTCTGGGGCGCTGTGCTCGTGCTGTCGGGCCTCGGGTCAGCTGCAGCGTGGCTGCGCCACTACCTCAAGCGCGACGAGCGCATGGACAACACCGATCATCGCGACCGTCTGCTCTCGGCCATTGCCACCGCGCGGCAGGCGCAGACGCCGGCCGAGCTCGATCAGATGCAATGCGAGGCCGACGCCATCCTGCGTGAGACCTTGGCCTGCCACGACGACGGCGCGATCGAGGACGGCGATCTCACCGCCTTCAACCTGGTGCTGATCCAGTTTCACGAGGCGGTCGCCAGCCGGCGCGCCATGCTCGCGGCGGACGGACAACGCAGTCTTGCGCCGGTGCGGAACGGCTGA
- a CDS encoding aldehyde dehydrogenase family protein, whose translation MVNRLQFYIDGAWVDPVVKKSTPVVNPATEEAMYEVALGSKADVDKAVAAAKRAFETFSQTSREERVALLEKIIAVYKGRMKDIGAAVSDEMGAPLPMAEKLQAGAGLGHLMSTLDVLKKYEFEETLPASVVVREPVGVVGMITPWNWPLNQIACKVAPALAAGCTMILKPSEFTPTSALIFAEILHEAGVPKGVFNLINGLGPEVGAAMSEHPDIDMISFTGSTRAGIDVAKRAAPTVKRVSQELGGKSPNVILEGADLIKAVTGGVMHMFNNSGQSCNAPSRMIVPAARMKEVAAIAKGVADKTKAGDPRGEGTTIGPVVNRGQWDKIQALINKGIEEGATLVAGGPGLPEGVNKGFYVRPTVFADVKPEMTISREEIFGPVLVIIGAQDESEAVKIANDTPYGLAGYVSAGTIEKAREVGRKIRAGNVNLQGVPNDRTAPFGGYKQSGNGREWGRFGLEEYLEVKAVAGYNAA comes from the coding sequence ATGGTCAATCGCCTGCAATTCTACATCGACGGCGCCTGGGTCGATCCGGTCGTCAAGAAGTCCACCCCGGTGGTCAACCCGGCCACTGAAGAGGCGATGTACGAGGTTGCGCTGGGCTCCAAGGCCGATGTCGACAAGGCCGTCGCTGCCGCCAAGCGCGCGTTCGAGACCTTCTCGCAGACATCACGCGAGGAGCGGGTCGCGCTGCTCGAAAAGATCATCGCCGTCTACAAGGGCCGCATGAAGGACATCGGCGCGGCCGTCTCCGACGAGATGGGCGCGCCGCTGCCGATGGCGGAGAAGCTGCAGGCCGGCGCCGGTCTCGGCCATCTGATGTCGACGCTCGATGTGCTGAAGAAATATGAGTTCGAGGAGACGCTGCCGGCGTCCGTGGTGGTGCGCGAGCCGGTCGGCGTGGTCGGCATGATCACGCCCTGGAATTGGCCGCTCAACCAGATCGCCTGCAAGGTCGCCCCCGCGCTGGCGGCGGGCTGCACCATGATCCTGAAGCCGTCGGAGTTCACCCCGACCTCGGCGCTGATCTTCGCCGAGATCCTGCACGAAGCCGGCGTGCCGAAGGGCGTGTTCAACCTGATCAACGGCCTCGGGCCGGAGGTCGGCGCCGCGATGAGCGAGCATCCGGACATCGACATGATCTCGTTCACCGGCTCGACCCGCGCCGGCATCGACGTCGCCAAGCGCGCCGCGCCGACCGTGAAGCGCGTCAGCCAGGAGCTCGGCGGCAAATCGCCGAACGTGATCCTGGAGGGGGCCGATCTCATCAAGGCCGTGACCGGCGGCGTCATGCACATGTTCAACAACTCCGGCCAGTCCTGCAACGCGCCGTCGCGCATGATCGTGCCGGCCGCGCGGATGAAGGAAGTGGCTGCCATCGCGAAGGGCGTTGCCGACAAGACCAAGGCCGGCGATCCGCGCGGCGAGGGCACCACGATCGGCCCGGTCGTCAATCGCGGCCAGTGGGACAAGATCCAGGCCCTGATCAACAAGGGCATCGAGGAGGGCGCCACGCTCGTCGCCGGCGGTCCGGGCCTGCCCGAGGGCGTCAACAAGGGCTTCTATGTGCGCCCGACCGTCTTTGCCGACGTCAAGCCGGAGATGACGATCTCGCGCGAGGAGATCTTCGGGCCGGTGCTGGTGATCATCGGCGCGCAGGACGAGTCCGAGGCGGTCAAGATCGCCAACGACACGCCTTATGGTCTTGCCGGCTATGTCTCGGCCGGCACGATCGAGAAGGCCCGCGAGGTCGGCCGCAAGATCCGCGCCGGCAACGTCAACCTGCAGGGAGTGCCGAACGATCGCACCGCGCCGTTCGGCGGCTACAAGCAGTCCGGCAACGGTCGCGAGTGGGGCCGGTTCGGTCTCGAGGAGTATCTCGAGGTCAAGGCGGTCGCAGGCTACAACGCGGCTTGA
- a CDS encoding NAD-dependent epimerase/dehydratase family protein, which produces MPRILMTGACGGIGTSLRKLLPPIYPDLLLSDLKAPADLSSQETFKAADLSDLGQVEALCEGVDGIIHFGGYSVEGSWNDILQANIIGGYNLFEAARRQGVKRIVFASSNHAVGFYPRHRKIDNDVQPRPDGRYGVSKVFGEALGSLYADKHGLKVTCIRIGNFGDKPLDRRRLSIWLKPDDLIQLCRIGLEHPDIHFEVLYGASLNERAWWDNQRAYDLGYRPTGRAEDFREHAFAEQTKLPADPIGDYFQGGAFCSTEFDGDTSRIIDWG; this is translated from the coding sequence ATGCCACGTATCTTGATGACCGGTGCGTGCGGTGGAATCGGCACTTCCTTGCGGAAGCTGCTGCCGCCGATCTATCCGGACCTTTTGCTCAGCGACCTGAAGGCGCCGGCCGACCTGTCCAGCCAGGAGACGTTCAAGGCGGCTGACCTTTCCGACCTCGGCCAGGTCGAGGCGCTGTGCGAGGGGGTCGACGGCATCATCCATTTCGGCGGCTATTCGGTCGAGGGCTCTTGGAACGACATCCTGCAGGCCAACATCATCGGCGGTTACAACCTTTTTGAGGCCGCGCGCCGCCAGGGCGTCAAGCGCATCGTCTTCGCGTCGTCGAACCACGCCGTCGGTTTTTATCCGCGTCACCGCAAGATCGACAACGACGTGCAGCCGCGCCCCGACGGCCGCTACGGTGTCAGCAAGGTGTTCGGCGAAGCGCTCGGCTCGCTCTATGCCGACAAGCACGGGCTGAAGGTGACATGCATCCGCATCGGCAATTTCGGCGACAAGCCGCTGGATCGGCGCCGGCTATCGATCTGGTTGAAGCCGGACGATCTCATTCAGCTCTGCCGCATCGGCCTCGAGCATCCCGACATCCATTTCGAGGTGCTCTATGGCGCCTCGCTGAACGAGCGCGCCTGGTGGGACAATCAGCGCGCCTATGATCTCGGCTATCGCCCGACCGGCCGCGCCGAGGATTTCCGTGAGCATGCCTTCGCTGAGCAGACCAAGCTGCCGGCCGATCCGATCGGCGACTACTTCCAGGGCGGCGCGTTCTGCAGCACAGAGTTCGATGGCGACACCAGCCGGATCATCGACTGGGGTTAA
- a CDS encoding Lrp/AsnC family transcriptional regulator: protein MPDLDSIDRKILSHLQADGRITMQELADKVGLSVSPCHRRVKLLEERGVITRYLASVDQKALGLHVSVFISIKLARQKEEDLKRFEKAISAWPEVLECYLMTGNRDYLLRVVAADLSSYEAFLKTKLTRLDGIASIESSFALSQVKYSIALPV from the coding sequence ATGCCCGACCTCGACAGCATCGACCGCAAGATCCTCAGCCATCTCCAGGCCGACGGCCGCATCACCATGCAGGAACTGGCCGACAAGGTCGGGCTGTCGGTGTCGCCCTGCCACCGCCGCGTCAAGCTGCTGGAGGAACGCGGCGTCATCACCCGCTATCTCGCGAGCGTCGATCAGAAGGCGCTGGGGCTGCATGTCTCCGTCTTCATCTCCATCAAGCTGGCGCGGCAGAAGGAGGAGGATTTGAAGCGATTCGAAAAGGCGATCTCCGCCTGGCCCGAGGTGCTCGAGTGCTATCTGATGACCGGCAATCGGGACTACCTCCTGCGCGTGGTCGCCGCCGATCTGTCGTCGTACGAAGCGTTCCTGAAAACCAAGCTCACGCGGCTCGACGGCATCGCATCGATCGAGTCGAGCTTTGCGCTGAGCCAGGTGAAGTACTCGATCGCCCTGCCAGTGTGA
- a CDS encoding SMP-30/gluconolactonase/LRE family protein produces the protein MSDGNAHAQGFRPATFYPDPAIQTLDPRFEKYWLKLSAVERLATGLRWAEGPVWFGDGRYLLCSDIPNQRILKWEEETGAVSVFRKPSNFANGNTRDRQGRLVTCEHGGRRVTRTEYDGSITVLIDKFDGKRLNSPNDIVVKSDGSIWFTDPTFGLLGNYEGYKAEPEIDANVYRIDGATGRAAIVAEGVLGPNGLCFSPDERILYVVESRGAPTRKILAYDVSADGTTLANKRVHIDAGPGTPDGMRCDVDGNLWCGWGMGSPELDGVMVFAPDGAPIGRIALPERCANLCFGGLKRNRLFMAASQSIYALYVNTQGALGG, from the coding sequence ATGTCCGACGGAAACGCTCACGCTCAGGGCTTTCGCCCTGCCACCTTCTATCCCGATCCGGCGATCCAGACGCTGGACCCGCGCTTCGAGAAATACTGGCTCAAACTGTCGGCCGTTGAGCGGCTGGCGACCGGCCTGCGCTGGGCCGAAGGGCCGGTGTGGTTCGGCGACGGGCGCTATCTCTTGTGCAGCGACATTCCCAACCAGCGCATCCTCAAATGGGAGGAGGAGACCGGCGCCGTCTCGGTGTTCCGCAAGCCCTCCAATTTCGCCAACGGCAACACCCGCGACCGCCAGGGCCGGCTCGTCACCTGCGAGCATGGCGGCCGCCGTGTCACCCGCACCGAATATGACGGTTCCATCACCGTGCTGATCGACAAATTCGACGGCAAGCGGCTGAACTCGCCGAACGATATCGTCGTCAAATCCGACGGCTCGATCTGGTTCACCGATCCGACCTTCGGCCTGCTCGGCAATTACGAGGGCTACAAGGCCGAGCCGGAGATCGACGCCAACGTGTACCGGATCGATGGCGCTACCGGCAGAGCGGCGATCGTCGCCGAGGGCGTGCTGGGGCCGAACGGGCTGTGCTTCTCGCCCGACGAGCGCATCCTCTACGTCGTCGAATCCCGCGGCGCGCCGACCCGCAAGATCCTCGCCTATGACGTCTCCGCCGATGGCACGACGCTCGCCAACAAGCGCGTCCACATCGATGCCGGCCCGGGCACGCCCGACGGCATGCGCTGCGACGTCGACGGCAATCTCTGGTGCGGCTGGGGCATGGGCTCGCCTGAGCTCGACGGGGTCATGGTGTTCGCACCCGACGGCGCCCCGATCGGCCGCATCGCTTTGCCCGAGCGCTGCGCCAACCTCTGCTTCGGCGGCCTCAAGCGCAACCGCCTGTTCATGGCCGCCAGCCAGTCGATCTACGCGTTGTACGTCAACACGCAGGGCGCGCTGGGCGGATGA
- a CDS encoding transketolase: MATRSAQSDRLDMLNALARKALWLSSWTIHHANHIRPNVDGLKVGGHQASSASLATIMSALYFSVLRPEDRVAVKPHASPVFHAIQYLFGRQTREKLENFRGFKGAQSYPSRTKDIDDVDFSTGSVGLGVAQTLFSSLVQDYVKAHGWMKDRREGRMIALVGDAEMDEGNIFEALAEGWKHGLRNTWWIVDYNRQSLDAVVREGLWEKFETMFRNFGWDVVIVKYGRLMREAFAEPGGEALRRWIDNCPNALYAALCFQGGAAFRKHIQDDIGDQGDVTRLLDRRSDDELLALMSNLGGHDMASMLEAFESIDHDRPVCFIAYTIKGVGLPFQGHKDNHAGLMTVTQMEKWRGQQNIRPGHEWDKFEGLKQDEAELESFLASVPFNRDGRRLDDAVFDVPERLTFTAAAQMSTQQGFGLVLNDLARSESELASRIVTSSPDVTVSTNLGAWVNRRGLFARAEKADLFRSEKIPSTFNWAASPKGQHIELGIAEMNLFIMASALGLSHAINGARLLPVVTLYDPFIERGLDALNYACYQDARFMVVATPSGVTLAPEGGAHQSIATPLIGMAQDGLSSFEPAFVDELAAIMKWGFAHMQRDAGEGGSLYLRLSTRTIDQPQRIMTSELEADIAAGAYWLRKPGPNAEVIVAYTGAVAPEAIEATGLIGESRRDVGLLAITSADRLHAGWTAARSLRRHRRGVQHLSHIEQLLAPLPRDCGIVTVIDGHPATLGWLGSVRGHRVEALGVETFGQTGTIDDLYRHNGMDANAIIDAAESLTGAPVRHRKMAV, encoded by the coding sequence ATGGCCACGCGATCAGCACAGTCCGACCGTCTCGACATGCTGAATGCGCTGGCCCGCAAGGCGCTGTGGCTGTCGTCCTGGACCATCCATCACGCCAACCACATCCGGCCCAATGTCGATGGGCTCAAGGTCGGCGGCCATCAGGCCTCCTCCGCCTCGCTCGCGACCATCATGTCGGCCTTGTATTTCTCGGTGCTGCGCCCCGAGGACCGCGTCGCGGTGAAGCCGCATGCGAGCCCGGTGTTCCACGCCATCCAGTATCTGTTCGGCCGGCAGACCCGCGAGAAGCTGGAGAATTTCCGTGGCTTCAAGGGCGCGCAATCCTATCCGTCGCGCACCAAGGACATCGACGATGTCGACTTCTCGACCGGCTCGGTCGGCCTCGGCGTCGCGCAGACCTTGTTCTCGTCGCTGGTGCAGGACTACGTCAAGGCGCATGGCTGGATGAAGGACCGCCGCGAGGGGCGCATGATCGCGCTGGTCGGCGATGCCGAGATGGACGAGGGCAACATCTTCGAAGCCTTGGCAGAAGGCTGGAAGCACGGTCTGCGCAACACCTGGTGGATCGTCGACTACAATCGTCAGAGCCTCGACGCCGTGGTGCGCGAAGGCCTGTGGGAGAAGTTCGAGACCATGTTCCGCAATTTCGGCTGGGACGTGGTGATCGTGAAATACGGCCGGCTGATGCGCGAGGCGTTCGCGGAACCAGGCGGCGAGGCGTTGCGGCGCTGGATCGACAATTGCCCGAACGCGCTCTATGCGGCGCTGTGCTTCCAGGGCGGCGCCGCCTTCCGCAAGCATATCCAGGACGACATCGGCGACCAGGGCGACGTGACGCGGCTCTTGGACCGGCGCAGCGACGACGAGCTGCTGGCGCTGATGAGCAATCTCGGCGGCCACGACATGGCGAGCATGCTGGAGGCGTTCGAATCGATCGATCATGATCGTCCGGTGTGTTTCATCGCCTACACGATCAAGGGCGTCGGCCTGCCGTTCCAGGGCCACAAGGACAATCACGCCGGCCTGATGACGGTGACACAGATGGAGAAGTGGCGCGGTCAGCAGAACATCCGCCCGGGCCATGAGTGGGACAAGTTCGAAGGGCTGAAGCAGGACGAGGCGGAGCTGGAGTCGTTCCTCGCTTCCGTGCCGTTCAACCGCGACGGCCGCCGGCTCGATGATGCCGTGTTCGACGTCCCGGAGCGGCTGACCTTCACCGCGGCAGCGCAGATGTCGACGCAGCAGGGCTTTGGCCTCGTGCTCAACGATCTCGCGCGTAGCGAGAGCGAGCTGGCGTCGCGGATCGTGACCTCGTCTCCCGACGTCACCGTCTCCACCAATCTCGGCGCCTGGGTCAACCGCCGTGGCCTGTTCGCGCGTGCCGAGAAGGCCGACCTGTTCCGCAGCGAGAAGATCCCGTCGACGTTCAACTGGGCGGCCTCGCCGAAGGGGCAGCACATCGAATTGGGCATCGCCGAGATGAACCTGTTCATCATGGCTTCCGCGCTCGGCCTGTCGCACGCCATCAACGGTGCGCGGCTGTTGCCGGTCGTCACCTTGTACGATCCCTTCATCGAGCGCGGCCTCGATGCGCTGAACTACGCCTGCTATCAGGATGCGCGCTTCATGGTGGTGGCGACGCCGTCGGGTGTGACGCTGGCGCCGGAAGGTGGCGCGCACCAGTCGATTGCCACGCCGCTGATCGGCATGGCGCAGGACGGGCTGTCATCGTTCGAGCCGGCTTTCGTCGACGAACTCGCGGCGATCATGAAGTGGGGTTTTGCCCACATGCAGCGCGACGCAGGCGAGGGCGGCTCGCTTTATTTGCGGCTGTCGACGCGCACGATCGATCAGCCGCAACGGATCATGACATCAGAGCTCGAGGCCGATATCGCGGCCGGCGCCTACTGGCTGCGCAAGCCCGGTCCGAACGCGGAGGTGATCGTGGCCTATACCGGCGCGGTGGCGCCGGAGGCGATCGAGGCGACAGGGCTGATCGGCGAGTCCCGGCGCGACGTCGGCCTGCTCGCGATCACCTCGGCGGACCGGCTGCATGCGGGATGGACGGCGGCGCGCAGCCTGCGGCGGCATCGCCGTGGCGTGCAGCATCTCAGCCATATCGAGCAGCTGCTGGCGCCGCTGCCGCGCGATTGCGGCATTGTCACCGTCATCGACGGCCACCCGGCCACGCTCGGCTGGCTCGGCTCGGTGCGCGGTCATCGCGTCGAGGCGCTGGGGGTCGAGACGTTCGGCCAGACCGGGACGATCGACGATCTCTACCGTCACAATGGCATGGATGCGAACGCGATCATCGACGCCGCCGAGAGCCTCACCGGCGCGCCGGTGAGGCATCGCAAGATGGCGGTGTGA
- a CDS encoding ferredoxin, with product MAVQVAPARYQPAAQPGSRSTGRAERRFWLTMQTVMLVVGVLLVNLLLFFPPLGIALMWNLLIPIAPALVTISPGLWRNICPMATFHLLPNKMGISQNIRMPEWGAATLAVISVTLLFIVVPMRRIGLNVDGPLTALMLLSAAFMAFAMGSVFEMRSGWCTSLCPIHPVERLYGTNPALTFKNARCNICEACSNPCPDSTPELTPTAGVPTKVQQFLGNFLIGSFPGFVWGWFQVPDYPPEQVGSAEIITAYVWPFVAAVISYAVFRIGEHMLRYRPSARTRMHRIFAATAVSTYYWYRLPGPASLLPDWFPLVSHLVTTPFFFWFLVLRSPKVSWLKRPVMASNYWSSRFETTANKNLIRVTPNKA from the coding sequence GTGGCCGTGCAGGTGGCTCCCGCCAGGTATCAGCCGGCCGCACAGCCCGGCAGCCGCAGCACTGGACGGGCCGAGCGGCGGTTCTGGCTGACGATGCAGACGGTCATGCTGGTCGTCGGCGTGCTGCTGGTGAATTTGCTGCTATTCTTTCCTCCCCTCGGCATAGCCCTGATGTGGAATCTGCTGATTCCGATCGCGCCGGCGCTGGTGACGATCTCGCCCGGCCTGTGGCGCAACATCTGTCCGATGGCGACCTTCCATCTGCTGCCGAACAAGATGGGCATCTCGCAGAACATCCGGATGCCGGAATGGGGCGCGGCGACGCTCGCGGTGATCAGCGTGACGCTATTGTTCATCGTGGTGCCGATGCGGCGCATCGGCCTCAATGTCGACGGGCCGCTGACGGCGCTCATGCTGCTGTCGGCCGCGTTCATGGCGTTCGCGATGGGCTCGGTGTTCGAGATGCGATCGGGCTGGTGCACCTCGCTGTGCCCGATCCACCCTGTTGAGCGGCTGTACGGCACCAACCCGGCCCTGACCTTCAAGAACGCCCGCTGCAACATCTGCGAGGCCTGCAGCAATCCGTGCCCGGACTCGACGCCCGAGCTGACGCCGACCGCGGGCGTGCCGACGAAGGTTCAGCAGTTCCTCGGCAACTTCCTGATCGGCAGCTTCCCGGGCTTCGTCTGGGGCTGGTTCCAGGTGCCGGACTATCCGCCGGAGCAGGTCGGGAGTGCCGAGATCATCACCGCCTATGTCTGGCCGTTCGTCGCGGCTGTCATCAGCTACGCCGTGTTCAGGATCGGCGAGCACATGCTGCGCTACCGGCCCAGCGCCCGCACCAGGATGCACCGCATCTTCGCAGCGACCGCGGTCAGCACCTACTACTGGTACCGCCTGCCCGGTCCGGCGTCGCTGCTGCCGGACTGGTTTCCGCTGGTCTCGCATCTCGTCACGACGCCGTTCTTCTTCTGGTTCCTGGTGCTGCGCTCGCCGAAGGTGAGCTGGCTGAAACGGCCGGTGATGGCCTCGAACTACTGGTCGAGCCGGTTCGAGACCACGGCCAACAAGAACCTGATCCGCGTCACGCCCAACAAGGCGTGA
- a CDS encoding 2Fe-2S iron-sulfur cluster-binding protein: protein MSNFRTVTVKGRQFRVRAGDVLLDGALANGVEIPFDCRAGTCGTCMVHVSKGQTVCGETHTQGMIYACQARVVSDLDVEMEDVPEIDTSKARLVGLREVAPDIMELMIAPEKSISYLPGQYFKFTFNGYPARAYSPTASFDGRIGGRVIHLNIKKVRGGRVTTALGSGIRPGHRLRIQGPYGHAFLRPGGTGRLILAGSGTGFAPIWAIAAMALREQRSRPMVIIAGAKKLAQLYMTPILAQLARLPNVTIIPTVEEGPINHPSIRTGRIEPHMPTLTASDVVYACGSPRMVSALAGMVEKAGATFYADPFDSAPPEAPSGLLGRIKTLVARRPPEPEQSRDIGKGREASVDPFERALSLVPRGPIEDDIDLQRPAEPRRNAVAERDHALSLVSQRAAQTEATRLQDRARRSAGQMASGHV, encoded by the coding sequence ATGTCGAACTTCAGGACCGTCACCGTCAAGGGCCGCCAGTTCCGCGTCCGCGCGGGCGACGTGCTGCTCGATGGCGCGCTCGCCAACGGCGTCGAGATTCCGTTCGACTGCCGTGCCGGCACCTGCGGCACCTGCATGGTTCACGTCTCCAAGGGCCAGACGGTCTGCGGCGAGACGCATACGCAGGGCATGATCTATGCGTGCCAGGCGCGCGTCGTGTCCGATCTCGACGTCGAGATGGAGGACGTGCCCGAGATCGACACCTCCAAGGCCCGCCTCGTCGGCCTGCGCGAGGTCGCGCCCGACATCATGGAGCTGATGATCGCGCCTGAAAAGAGCATCAGCTATCTGCCGGGGCAGTACTTCAAGTTCACCTTCAACGGCTATCCGGCGCGGGCCTACAGCCCGACCGCCTCGTTCGACGGCCGCATCGGCGGCCGCGTCATCCATCTCAACATCAAGAAGGTGCGCGGCGGCCGCGTGACGACGGCGCTGGGCAGCGGCATCCGTCCCGGGCACCGGCTGCGCATCCAGGGACCCTATGGTCATGCGTTCCTGCGCCCCGGCGGCACCGGCCGGCTGATCCTCGCCGGCAGCGGCACCGGCTTTGCGCCGATCTGGGCGATCGCGGCAATGGCGCTGCGCGAGCAGAGAAGCCGGCCGATGGTGATCATCGCCGGCGCCAAGAAGCTGGCGCAGCTCTACATGACGCCGATTCTGGCGCAGTTGGCGCGTCTGCCCAACGTCACGATCATCCCGACCGTCGAGGAAGGCCCGATCAATCATCCGTCGATCCGCACCGGACGCATCGAGCCGCACATGCCGACGCTGACGGCGTCCGACGTCGTCTATGCCTGCGGCTCGCCGCGCATGGTCAGCGCGCTCGCCGGCATGGTCGAGAAGGCCGGCGCGACCTTCTATGCCGATCCGTTCGACTCCGCCCCGCCGGAAGCGCCCTCCGGCCTGCTCGGGCGGATCAAGACCCTGGTGGCGCGACGGCCGCCGGAGCCGGAGCAGAGCCGCGACATCGGCAAGGGCCGCGAGGCCTCGGTCGATCCGTTCGAGCGGGCGCTGTCGCTGGTACCGAGAGGTCCGATCGAGGACGATATCGACCTGCAACGGCCCGCCGAGCCGCGCCGCAACGCGGTGGCCGAACGGGACCATGCGCTGTCGCTGGTCAGTCAGCGCGCGGCCCAGACGGAGGCCACCAGGCTTCAGGACCGGGCACGCCGCTCCGCCGGCCAGATGGCGTCCGGGCACGTGTGA